Part of the Vigna radiata var. radiata cultivar VC1973A unplaced genomic scaffold, Vradiata_ver6 scaffold_43, whole genome shotgun sequence genome is shown below.
aacaatTACATTTagattgattaaaatatttttcaattaaaatgaatgcatttattaaattaatttattattatttttacctaaaatatgaatatgtttattattatatagtatgGTACTATGCGAATACCAATAATGCCTCAGTACCAAATATAATTGACAATTTACGATATTCAAATCTCTCTGGCTGTTCTGGTCTCTCCGCCAATGTTTTTCTCGGTCCTCACTACAATAAGGTCACACTTCTTTACCAGCAATGAATGAAGTTTGAATTTTCACAAACCTATAATTCTGCATTTCAATTTACCCTCTCTCCGATGGCCACCGCGGCATTCAAATCCACCACCAAGAGAACTTCCGTGGGAGCCTCCTCTGCCGACGACTCCGCCTCCTCCTCCTCCCTCCACCACCGCCGCTCCCGGAGCCTCAGCCGCCCCGCCCGTCACACATTCCCCTCTCGTGACGACGACGGCGCCGATCGCCGCACTCCGAAAGGTCGCTTCGTCAACACCATCCGCGGCTCCGTCTTCCCAGAGATCAGCCTCGACGATCTCGCCATCGAGTTCTTCGAGTCCGCGAATCGCGGCCGCTTCGGCGGTTCTAGAACCTCCGAGTCAGAGGCCAGTCCCGCCGGCGCCGGCGCGTCGCAGCGGCGAGGGAGGTCGGTATCAAGGAAGAGTTCCGGAACCGGAGATGATAGACGGAGCAGTGTTGGCGGTGGCGGTGGGGTAAGACCTGTAGCCGATGCGAATTCGAGAAGACGGAGATCGGTATCGGTGGTTAGGTATCAAATTAGCGATTCCGAGGTATTCCAGTGAACGTATTTGATTTGCTATAATTTTTAGGATTGGATTTAGTTTCAATGTTGGTTATAAATTCGAACTAAATAATAATCCGTTGTACGACATTTAGGTGGAGAATTTAGTGTTCTTGAGTTATTCTGTGTAGGTAATGGTTGCTCAAATTTGGATGTCTAGTTTGAATCATTTAGTGGGTTAGGTGTCAGGAGGTCAATACATTcgtaatattttgtttttcgtgCTTTTAAGTTATTTGGGAAGTAGAGTGAAGACTGAAGAGGAGAATGAAGTGAAAGGACTGAAAAATTAGTGACGATTTTCCACTACATTTATAATGCCTTGGACTCACCTCATTCCTAGGCGTATTTTCCCCTCTTATTTGCTTCTCAAACTAGGCGCTGCTAATTGCATATTTGTTTCTGCTGGTGAAATCTATCCTATCTAATTCGTTTTATAATGTCATTTAAGCTTTGTTGAAAGAGTGAACGATCTTTTTAATAGCTGAAAAAATGGATCTAGTTTCCTTTTACAGTGAAAAAGACAATTTACTTTGAATGCGATTGGTGGACCATATGAATGATTATGATTGGTCCTTGTATGATAAAATATCGTACTGTTGCTTTCCATGCTTGAGAGAATTCACTTTTGCTTTTCGAGAGATTGATattgtttcataaaaaaaaagagcttgattttttttttttttatgtaatggCCACCGTTTTCTTTTAACACAAACTATTTGGCTAAGTCCGCATCTAATCTGTTTGATTGGTCAGAGCCTATGTTTTTAGTGTGTTACttagtattttatttgatattattgttcttttacttctttttttcatttaagtttGATGCTTAAATTATTCATAACTAAGATCTAGCTCAAGTTGTGCCGAGTTTCTTTTGAGAATACTTGATTTTGGAACTAAATACCAACCAGCCTATTTTGCTTGTACTCTAAAATTACCACCCACTCCTCAATTGGGTGATTGGCGACATTTGTTATGGTTCTCATTAACTTctccattaaaaaataatttatttatgcatGTACATATATTGCATGATAGAGTGACCTGGACCAATCTCAGAATTCTAGAAGTCGTTCCAATCTGAAAAATGCTGATGTCGGGAACAAGCTAATGCACGAGCCAGTTGCTTCAGATCAAAGACCAGTGCTCAGAAAGTCCCTTAGTCAGAGGGATTTGAGGGTGTACGATGGCTACTCTGTAAGTGTGATCATATTCAGGATTATACTTGTTTATATCTTGCTGTGGAAGTTTGTAGCAGTAATTCTTCCTATGAAAGCATCCATAAATTAAAACACTCACATGCCATGTTTAGGAGAGTGAAATGGTAACCTTTTCTTCTATTGTTTGGATGTCAAAAATAAAGATAGAGGGAATTGGAAGGAACTTTGAAAAGTCAAAGGCAGTATAGTTAAGAAAAGATAAAGGTTAAAAAGTAACTTACATTTCAAGGATAGTTGGTTTGAGAAAATGTTTTCTGTTATTAGTTTATATAGCAAACgttaaaaacaagaataaacGTAGAGAAAACAGCGAAGGTTATTTTAACTCCCTgtataaagttttgaaaacaaaaaaaatggctTATGAAAGATGGTATTCGCCCTTTTCTGAAATTCGTCAGCAACATATAAGTTTGTATTTTACCCAAATTTGAGATTGTCTCTGTCTCTTTTCAGAGTCATTCTTCTGTTCTCACGGATGATGAAGCAGCAACAGCTCACTCTGATAAAAGTGGAGTTGCGAAACTACGGGCAGTTCATGCACAGAAAAAGGTTGAAGAGTTACAATGGTACAAGAGCACTGGCTCAGTTTGATGAATTTTGCTTCATATTCTtactgttttaaaaaatgttcagGTGCCACTTACTGGCATGGATAAAGGATTGCACAAAGCAAAGCAGAAAGTATTAAGGAATATGGAACCTGAACAGGTTCGCGAAACATGTTTTACGTAAATCTTCTTGTTTGTATTGTATGGTCTCTGCCATGCTTAGCATTGTTATGATTGCGTCCTCTGCTCATTCACTGAAGAAAATTCCtacttttttatgaaatttccGCTTCTAGGCTGTGGTAAAACCGAGGACCTCCACTTTATCCACAGCTGATCATTTGTTATCAAGCAATTCTTCTATCAGAAGTAGCTACGAAACTGAACTGGAACAGGTAATAAAAGttcaaatacaataaaaattctttctttcataCTGATGACAGTCTTTTATTGAGTTGTATGAAAGTCTGGGTAAGAAGAGTCTTTGCTGActtcaaaacataattatacCTTTAGCTGGAGCTCAACCATGTGTgtagaaaatcaaattattgCTAATGATCTACGAGCAGGGCATATAAAGAAAAGTATTTTCCTTGCAGTTTAAACTATGCTATTGAGACTTGCACTTCTGTAATGTAAACCGAACATCTTTGCTTTGTTTCTGTTGGGGGGCCACACACTTGTGAAATACTTAATTTTCTATATCGATTTACCAAACTGAGTATCGTAGACTcttgtttcttttgttcttctGACATTGTACATGGCGGAGGTCCAATAAGCAGAAACAAGCACACCAGAACATTCTGGAGAAGTAACTTATCTTTACATATCTAACGGTGAGGTGAAACgaaattaaatagaataaaatggAGTCAAGTGAAATAAAGTTATCATTATTGGAAATAAGTTGTTCCGTCCCGTACTTATGCTCTtcatttgaagaagaaaaattatcagATGGATTCCCAATCTATCAAGTGTTATATCATTCCATCCTATTTTTAAATCATCTAAACAATGGAACCTAATATCATTTCATTTTGTTCCATTTCATTCCTTCACTTTCTATCAATCCAAACATTGTAACTTTCCATTAATGTCAACAGGAAGGCTAGGCCACTCTCATTGCATACCTTGTTGGACTGTTTTAACACTGAAATATGTTGTGTTTGCTGGTAGAAGTTATTTGACcaagaaaatcatattttgcctttttttggtttaaaaattaCAGTCAGAGAAGCGAAAACAAGAATTATTAGCTGAAATAGTGTATGAGGAGCAGCGAGGCAGAGAACTTTCTAAGATTGTTAGTGAATTGATTCCTGCCAAGGAGGACAATCATATACAAAATCCATCGAGAATCAGGAAGGTGCTTATCACTATTGTGCTTCTAGTTCTGATAATGatgatataattttaacaatattagaCTTTCTTCGTGAAGGAAGAGATGACGAATTAGTTGTTATGATTTATTTGAACAgtgttattcattttttttttatttctctgtCCAGAGAAGTAATGACAGAAGCCGAGTGTCAATGCGGTTGACTGAGGAGGCTGAGAGATATATTGAGGATTTTATTTCAAATGTTGAAGATACGGATATTTCATCACTTGATGGTGAAAGGAGTGATGCAAGCTCATCCATTGGAGGACTAATAAAACCAGAAACATTTAATAGCCTTCCAGTCACTGTTCCTAGATCTCTTCCTGTTTTGATGGATGGAGTTGCATTGCCATGGTTGCAATGGGAGACAGGGAATGATGCTTCTCCTATGACAAGCCTGAATAAGGCACGTATGGCAGTCACTCCAAAAACGTCAAGTTCTACTCAGGTTATCACAGTTCTctcaaattattttctaataaaatgtCTGAGATTGGATAATTTGTGGAAAAAACATGACCGTATGAAAATTATATGTTGTATCTTCACATGTGACTTTCATATATTTCACCATCTCGCTTTAATTTACTGTAAGAGAATAGCTCTGGAAAATTGgtataattcttttaatcatCTTCATCGCCATTTTCTCTGGACAATTACCCACATATGTTGCAAAATCTGGAGTTACCGAATAGCAAAATTAAATTCAAGGGATCGGAAAGACATTATAAAAAATGGCCATTGATATGGGAAAACTTTAAACTGTGCCAACAATTGTTTACCACCCTTATATTCTTATGTTTATAGTTCTTATCTCCTTTTAATACGACATGGGTTGCTGAAATTTATTCATGGTGTCATAGGAAAACATCAAAGTGGAAGATCAAGGTAGCATTTCTATTAGCAGTCGTGGAAGCTGGAGCCCTGATTACCTTCAGGAGTATGTTGGAAAAGATGTATACAGTAAATTTGGAGAAGCTTATTGTCACACGGACCAGTCATTATCAGCTAAATCCAAAGGATTAAGGTATGATATGGATGATTACCTCAAAGTTAAAAGTAATGAAGATTTGTTGATTGAGAGTTGGATGCAACGGCGTAGAATTAATTCAGGCAGTCTCCTATTGTGTAGCCTAAGATTATTTTAGACATGATATGTTTTTGAAGAATGGCCATTCCTTCTTCTCACTTGGCATGAATTCTATGTACAGATAATTGCTATTTATCTAGTTATGCTTCTATATATAAGTTGTTGATGAAGGATGAGCATAATGCGTGAAATCcttatttttagatttatttatttattgcctGAAATAGTCGATATTATCTATCTGAATGCTGTTTTTGGCAGCACCGCCACTTTATACTGCATAAGTATTTATATACCAAAGTTTGGatgaagaattttaaattagatCCTACATGACATGAGTATTTTTGAGCTTAGGTTTTAGATTGTTAATAAACGTTTTACTTTGAACTGTTGTATTCTTTATTCCTTATTTATTATAAGCACGTTTATGGATGctgtaaaaataacttttcacaGTTAGACTATATAGAGTTCAACTTCTAAATTTGCCTGAAAGAGTTTATCtaaatacttataatttaattagttagCTTAATAATTTGAAGTTATTAACTATTAACGTTGGATTACTTTCttacttttagtttttattagattttcagcattttttattaaacataatttaattagaaaacaCGCCCGCCTAAGctgaaataaaatgagaaaaatgacctctttctatattttttatatcacatGATTTTgtatgtaataaataattttatactaataaaaggaataatacattacaatttttcatattttaattaatttaaaagtgttttatGTACACTGCATCTATTTCTTTCTAccatcatatttatttatccCCAACTATGATAATTTTCTATTCGTATTCAAGTCATACTTTTCCCattgtttttcataatttttatttattttttcttaatagttTCTGTCTTCGTTATCCCGCATCTAGTTCaacaaaacattaataattatttacgTTGAGTTTTAGATTTGAAATACCGAAAATcagcaaaataaaaaagtttgtgaaagagatatatattattagatgGTTGATTAAGCTTATGTGGTTAAATTAACCCCAAAAACTGGTATCTGaaaattttttaagtaaatttgaaTTCGGCTttatatttttccaaatttaGTCCTTACTGTATAGATTTTACTTCTCACAATGCATATACAATAGAACAGGTGTTACAATTGAAAGACACCGTTTTGACCAAAAAGAAATacgagaaaaataaataagaaaaataaataagaaaaataaaactctaatcTTACCTTattgaagaaaaacataatacaaaaaCTTTATCCGCTCAATCTCttcaaatat
Proteins encoded:
- the LOC106752674 gene encoding uncharacterized protein LOC106752674 isoform X1, with protein sequence MKFEFSQTYNSAFQFTLSPMATAAFKSTTKRTSVGASSADDSASSSSLHHRRSRSLSRPARHTFPSRDDDGADRRTPKGRFVNTIRGSVFPEISLDDLAIEFFESANRGRFGGSRTSESEASPAGAGASQRRGRSVSRKSSGTGDDRRSSVGGGGGVRPVADANSRRRRSVSVVRYQISDSESDLDQSQNSRSRSNLKNADVGNKLMHEPVASDQRPVLRKSLSQRDLRVYDGYSSHSSVLTDDEAATAHSDKSGVAKLRAVHAQKKVPLTGMDKGLHKAKQKVLRNMEPEQAVVKPRTSTLSTADHLLSSNSSIRSSYETELEQSEKRKQELLAEIVYEEQRGRELSKIVSELIPAKEDNHIQNPSRIRKRSNDRSRVSMRLTEEAERYIEDFISNVEDTDISSLDGERSDASSSIGGLIKPETFNSLPVTVPRSLPVLMDGVALPWLQWETGNDASPMTSLNKARMAVTPKTSSSTQENIKVEDQGSISISSRGSWSPDYLQEYVGKDVYSKFGEAYCHTDQSLSAKSKGLRYDMDDYLKVKSNEDLLIESWMQRRRINSGSLLLCSLRLF
- the LOC106752674 gene encoding uncharacterized protein LOC106752674 isoform X2, whose amino-acid sequence is MKFEFSQTYNSAFQFTLSPMATAAFKSTTKRTSVGASSADDSASSSSLHHRRSRSLSRPARHTFPSRDDDGADRRTPKGRFVNTIRGSVFPEISLDDLAIEFFESANRGRFGGSRTSESEASPAGAGASQRRGRSVSRKSSGTGDDRRSSVGGGGGVRPVADANSRRRRSVSVVRYQISDSENSRSRSNLKNADVGNKLMHEPVASDQRPVLRKSLSQRDLRVYDGYSSHSSVLTDDEAATAHSDKSGVAKLRAVHAQKKVPLTGMDKGLHKAKQKVLRNMEPEQAVVKPRTSTLSTADHLLSSNSSIRSSYETELEQSEKRKQELLAEIVYEEQRGRELSKIVSELIPAKEDNHIQNPSRIRKRSNDRSRVSMRLTEEAERYIEDFISNVEDTDISSLDGERSDASSSIGGLIKPETFNSLPVTVPRSLPVLMDGVALPWLQWETGNDASPMTSLNKARMAVTPKTSSSTQENIKVEDQGSISISSRGSWSPDYLQEYVGKDVYSKFGEAYCHTDQSLSAKSKGLRYDMDDYLKVKSNEDLLIESWMQRRRINSGSLLLCSLRLF